From Corvus cornix cornix isolate S_Up_H32 chromosome 5, ASM73873v5, whole genome shotgun sequence, the proteins below share one genomic window:
- the RASSF10 gene encoding ras association domain-containing protein 10, with amino-acid sequence MEPEERKISVWICQEEKLISGLSRRTTCSDVVRVLLEDSHHRRQRPAPPEPAGGMLSGPPHSYCIVEKWRGFERILPNKTKILRLWVAWGDEQENVRFVLVRSEASLPNAGPRSAEARVVLSKERPGRGLGAARASLALTQERQRRVVRKAFRKLAKINKKRQQPLAREASSAERMETLVHLVLSQDHTIRQQIQRLRELDREIDRYEAKIHLDRMKRHGVNYVQDTYLVGTGGGEPEPGREPGQLAAGRPEEDYARKCEEVLQLQEQRAQQEELLEHLAAEIQEELNERWMKRRREELELAAGPGLADTDCDTTELSGGGGGEGELHLEHERVKTQLSTSLYIGLKLSTDLEAVKTDLDCTQRAWEDKERELQRLLETLGTLDVAEAPAEPRGAAGGGRPAAAGGGWVEQARALRKDRADNDEDSDTGLSSMHSQDSDSLPVCESLV; translated from the coding sequence ATGGAGCCCGAGGAGCGGAAGATCTCGGTGTGGATCTGCCAGGAGGAGAAGCTGATCTCCGGGCTCTCCCGGCGGACCACCTGCTCGGACGTGGTGcgggtgctgctggaggacagCCACCAccggcggcagcgcccggcgCCGCCCGAGCCCGCCGGCGGGATGCTGTCGGGGCCGCCGCACTCCTACTGCATCGTGGAGAAGTGGCGCGGCTTCGAGCGGATCCTGCCCAACAAGACGAAGATCCTGCGGCTCTGGGTGGCGTGGGGGGACGAGCAGGAGAACGTGCGCTTCGTGCTGGTGCGCAGCGAGGCTTCGCTGCCcaacgcggggccgcgcagcGCCGAGGCGCGGGTGGTGCTGAGCAAGGAGCGCCCCGGCCGCGGCCTGGGGGCGGCCCGCGCCAGCCTGGCGCTCACGCAGGAGCGGCAGCGGCGAGTGGTGCGGAAAGCCTTCCGCAAGCTGGCCAAGATCAACAAGAAGCGGCAGCAGCCGCTGGCCCGGGAGGCCTCGTCGGCGGAGAGGATGGAGACGCTGGTGCACCTGGTGCTCTCGCAGGACCACACCATCCGACAGCAGATCCAGCGGCTCCGCGAGCTGGACCGCGAGATCGACAGGTACGAGGCTAAAATCCACCTGGACCGCATGAAGCGGCACGGCGTCAACTACGTGCAGGACACCTACCTGGTGGGCACGGGCGGCGGCGAGCccgagccgggccgggagcCGGGCCAGCTCGCCGCCGGCCGCCCCGAGGAGGACTACGCCAGGAAGTGCgaggaggtgctgcagctgcaggagcagcgggcgcagcaggaggagctgctggagcacctGGCCGCCGAGATCCAGGAGGAGCTCAACGAGCGCTGGATGaagcggcggcgggaggagctggagctggcggcggggcccgggctGGCCGACACGGACTGCGACACCACGGAGctgagcggcggcggcggcggcgagggCGAGCTGCACCTGGAGCACGAACGGGTCAAGACCCAGCTGAGCACCAGCCTCTACATCGGTCTCAAGCTGAGCACGGACCTGGAGGCCGTCAAGACCGACCTGGACTGCACGCAGCGGGCGTGGGAGGACAAGGAGCGGGAGCTGCAGCGCCTGCTGGAGACGCTGGGCACCCTGGACGTGGCGGAGGCGCCCGCGGAGCcgcgcggggcggcgggaggggggcggccggcggcggcggggggcggctgGGTGGAGCAGGCGCGGGCGCTGCGCAAGGACCGCGCCGACAACGACGAGGACTCGGACACGGGGCTGAGCTCCATGCACAGCCAGGACTCGGACTCGCTGCCCGTCTGCGAGTCCCTCGTGtag